From a single Anomalospiza imberbis isolate Cuckoo-Finch-1a 21T00152 chromosome 16, ASM3175350v1, whole genome shotgun sequence genomic region:
- the NPW gene encoding neuropeptide W, with protein MARGQLSGGAWGALVLLGLMLPAAPAGAWYKHVASPRYHTVGRASGLLMGVRRSPYLWRRELPAEPPRHPGTSAGDSPSPPGESPPAAAPAPPPPGPGRLLQRLLRRGWGWGGPRPAPARPPPGPRQPQLFPLEDLALTR; from the exons ATGGCGAGGGGACAGCTGTCGGGGGGCGCCTGGGgggccctggtgctgctggggctgatgCTGCCGGCCGCCCCGGCGGGCGCCTGGTACAAGCACGTCGCCAGCCCCCGGTACCACACGGTGGGTCGTGCCTCGGGGCTGCTGATGGGGGTCCGCCGCTCTCCCTACCTCTGGCGGCGGGAGCTGCCGGCCGAGCCCCCCCGGCACCCCGGGACCTCCGCCGGGGACAGCCCCTCGCCCCCGGGGGAGAGCcccccggccgccgccccggccccgccgccgcccggccccggccgcctCCTGCAGCGCCTGCtccggcggggctggggctggggcggcccccgcccggccccagcccggcccccgcccggcccccgccAGCCCCAG ctcttcccgCTTGAAGACCTGGCTCTGACCCGCTGA